Part of the Aptenodytes patagonicus chromosome 2, bAptPat1.pri.cur, whole genome shotgun sequence genome, TTTGCCCTATGCCCACGCCGATGCGGGAGACAAAAAACAGCCCGCAGTTCAGTCGGCGTATCCCGCTCAGCGACAAATACCCTGGTTAGCAGCTGAAAGGCGGTGAGAAAGCTTGTGTACCGCCATCCCCGTCACCGCCAAGCCTCACCCCACCAAGGCAGCGGGGCGCAGTAGGCCACAACACCCCTCTCAGGCCAGTAACGCTCCAGGCCATGCCAGCAGCGCTTGTGGCGTGGCTCTCCCCACGCCCGGGCCCTCAGCTCGGGAGCCGCTGGGCACGAGGCGCCGTCGGGCCGGAGGAGGCCGTTGGCCGCGTCCCCGGGCCGCGGCTCCCCCCGCGCTGAAGAGGAGCTGGCAGGTTGGCTCTTTCCCACTCCCACGCCGCGTGGCACCCTCCTGCCATGGGATTTCATGACTTTTCGGTGAATTTCTTTCTCTCGTGAAGTCGCCCGGCGTCGGGCGCGGCAGGCTGGGCCGCCCCGGGGGAGGCGAGGGCGCGAAGGAGGCGCCCCGCGCGGGGCCTCGGCGCCCTCTGACGGCCGCCGCGGGAAGAGCAGCGGGAGCCCCGGCCTGCCCACGGGCGGCGAGGCCGAGCCGAGGCCGGGGTCGGAGCCCGGGCGGGGGTGCAGAAGGGGCGATGTGTGGCGGAGCACCGCCTGCCCGCGGGCGGCACCAGCGGGGAGGTGGCGAGATGGGGAAGAAGCGCAGTTCCCTCCCCAGAAGCCCATTCTTCCCTGACTTGAGGACCCACACACACACCCGCGCCCTGCCTGGGAGGGCTTGGAGCCCCCTTCAGCTGCCGTTTTGGCacggccccggccgcggccggTGCTCCCGCATCCTCCGCACGGTCCGCACAGCACATGTGGCTCCCAGGAGAGCCTCGGTGTCTTATAAGCAAGCCGGGCTGCCCGGCTCCCTTCCCGCGGAAGGAGAAGCAACCTGCGGGGCTCGCTTGCCTCCAAGTTgtaaacttaaaaattaagataCAAACTCGGCACGCTCATGCCGGAGCACAGCGCTGGGTCCCGAGAAACGGCTGCTCCTGGAGGCGGCTCGGGGCTGCGCTGCGGGGAAGGTACGGGCGGGGGTATTTGCCGGCTGCAGGCTGGGCTACCCCAGCGAGCCCTCCCGGGCGTGGCAAACGCCCTCGCCGCGGCAGTCCGGTCTTGAGAtgtcttcccctccccaaaaaggagGAAGCGGGAGGGAGGGCATCTGAGGCTGCTCCGCACACCGCAGAGGGCTGCGGGGACCTGGCGGGCACCGCTGCTGGGCTGCGGGACGGGGCAGCGGCCGGACCCGCAGCGGCCGGGGAAGACGTGTCGCTCTGGGGGTCGGTGAGGGAGAACCACGTCGAAGGCATCCCCATCCCCGGCTTTCCTGGGGGGGGGATCATCCTTGGCTTTCTGCTTGGGGTGAGGGGGTTTAAATAGAATGACCGGCCCATCTTCCCGAGCAGAGGCGACGGGagggccccggggaggggaggctggAGGCGTTTGTGGCCCCCGGGCTCAGGTCGCAGGAGGCTGCAGCGAGAGGAACCCAAACCCCCCAACCGACCCTACACCTCCCGCCGCCGACAAGCGCGGTCAGGGCGAGCCCGCCCCGCCTGCCGCAGCCCGGGCGGCGGCTCCTGCCGGCCGGTGCCGCTGCTGCTGCGGGCGGGAGCCCCAGCAGAAGCCTCTCGCCGTGGTATTTGGGCGGGGGGTGCGGGTATCCCCCCGGTCAGGAGCACTTTTTTAATGCCCAGCTGCAAGCCAGCCTGGTCTTCCGGCTCGTCCGTGCCCAGGGGGAGGGCTTCCCTCTAGAGGGAGCCgggagcggccggcgggggccggcCCGTCGGGCAGGGCGAGCCCCACGCGGCGCCCCCGCCTCCCCCACAGcgccgcggcggcgccgggcggcagGAGGGCGGGGCaggagccccgctcccccccccccccccgggaagcgcagacacgcacgcacacacacggtcccggcggcggggggcggcgggagcggggggctgagcgggcggcggccccggcctgCGTCAGAGCTGTGCAAACACCGCCGCGGCGCCCGCCGCTATTTAAGGGGCCGGGGCTGAGTCGCCCCTAAGTTCCCTGCCTGGGCACACACGGGCCTCGCTCCCTCCTCGGGTCCGACCTCGGGAAAGCGCAGCGGCAAGGTAGGAATCACCTGTCACCCCTCCTCTGACCGCAtctctgctggggggggggggggggaggagcgcAATGGGGGTGTCCGGCGCTTACCCGGGCGGCGGCTCTGAAGGCGTCCCGCCGTCTGTTGGAGGCAACGCACCCGGGTCCGGAGGGGGAGAGGATATTCGGGCTGCTCCCGGCCGGGGGCGGGGTacggcggagcggcgcggggtgCGGTGCCGGCCGCTCCCCAGCGCGGGGCGAGGGTTTGCGGGGGGCGCCGGGCTGCCCGGCGGCGTGCCGGCCGGTCCGCTGCCGGGAGGGCGAGCGGTCCCGCTGAACCGGGCACGCTGTGAAAGCAACAACTGCCTGGGACGAGGTGTGGTGGTTGGGGTCGTTGGCGTGTACGTGAATACGCGTAAAAAATACGGGAATCGGGTCGGTTGCAAAGATACCTCTGTGGAAAGGATGCAACGCACCTTTGGTTTCCGAGTACCAAAACCTACGTGGTACATCACTGGATGTggcattttgacatttttcattcatctcctaacaatactaaaaaaaccccataatttaTGCGTCGCAAATGTTTTCCATCGGGTGTATGTGGTGGGcaaataaacttaattttcccctcttctaaaattaaaagatGATGTTCAGTATACTGTTCAAAAACTTAAATGATTCAAAAATTCTCATATAGATGAGATAACTCCTGTatatttataaatggaaattaCCCTATAGCATTAAGTATGAGGTACCTTGTTTTTCCTAATAACTGAGATAATTTCTGTGTTTCcagaaaaatactatttcagCTTATATGATCAAACAATCTAGCAAAATGACATCGTTTTGTCTAATACTTGTTTaaagaagcagtaaaaaaatTGTTACGCTTGAATTCTCTGCCTTATATGAAGAAGAATATTGTTAAGTTGCACATTATTTCTTACATCTTTTAACTAAACAGGTTTTACCACCTCAGCTTTTAGATCAAATGCTTGGGAGGGGGTGTtagattttggttttttctttccttgggacaagcttttgttttttctttctgtgcatgaCAAGGTGAAACCTCTTGAACACTAAAGTTCAAACCAGTGAAGGGTTGATAGAGTAAAGGTTCTTCAGAGAACTTGTCAAAATTGACTATTTGTAATAACAGCAGATTTTAGTacaacagcaaaatacagcagTGTTTGAATCCCGAGATTTTTCGCAGAGCTGGATACATCTCCCTTACGTTGTAATGAAATACAGCTTCCAAAGAAGCAAAGCAAATATGAATTGAGTAGATCAGGGAGACGTAGCACATACTACAGTGAATTAGTTTTATTCCTTCCAACGTATCTTCCTCTTACCAACAGTTATTTAACTATTCACGTACATGTTTTCCAACTTAAGGCAGATCCCACAGTTAcctgcattaaaacaaaaaaaaccccacaaccctaGTTTGCTCAGAAACCAGCACCCCCGATGGAAGATGGGGGTAGGGACAACATACAACGTAGTAAATCTGGTCATTTTAACAGCCTATCATTCCTTTTCTCTCCAGCAATGTACAGCGGTATATGCATCTGTGTGTTCCTTGCTGTGCTCTCGGCGAGCTCTTTCGGACAGCAAACTGTGGGCTTGCACAATGGGAATCCACTGGCTGCTGAGCTTGAGCAGAGCTTGACGGAACATCACCGGCATGTCCGTGCCCCTTCGTCTGCTGGCCCGCTGAAATCTGTGCCGCGGCTGGATGGAAGCATTGACCTGAGAGCTAACATCGGCGCTTTGTTGGCCAAGTATCTCCAGCAAGCCAGAAAAGGTACTGGTTATAGCTTACTGTGCTACTTCTGTGTCAGTGGAATTTTCTGCAGGGATACCTAGATGTTAAGATAACCCCATCATCATGTAGCATGAATTCCTAGAGAAGACAGGAGGTGGATTTTGCCTGGTTATTCCTGAAGTAGAGAGCATTCTCTTATTTACTGCAAACCTCCTCCAAAAAAAAGATTTGTACGTAGCAGCCACTGACTGAGAGCTGCGTACAGGTAACTGAAGAAAATGTAACCTACCTGTCAGGTCATagttcagcttttatttttagcttacTATTTTCatagctttaaaattattttggtattATTTTCAGCATGTTGTATCTCagataaaatacagtaattgCATTTTCTTCAAACTTTTTCATTTAGTtaacctccttcctccctttttaGAAGTTAGAAGAGCAGGAAAACTTTTCCGAGGCTAAATACAGACCAAATGGCTAACTTCACCTCAGCCAGAAATACTTGTACCAGGGAAATCTTCTGAGTATTGGATTTTCCATGTATTTGTTCCCAGCGGAAGTTACAAAAGTGTGAAAGCTTTTGAAAGATCAGAACTCACATTTATGAACACGATACCTAAAAGCAGTGATAAGTAAAAGCACGTTTGCTTCAAAACATGTCAATTCCTGTTAGGTTTTCGGTCTCAGGCAGCCTGGGAACACAGTCTTGCAGTTACTTAAAACCTCCATGACACTGTGTTTGTAAAGCACTGGTAGAGTAGTGGAATTAAAGGGCTTCATTCTTATCATGTGATTTATTAGTCACCTGAGGAAACAATTGTATTACATACATGAACTAGCAAGGGAAAGAGCAAAGCTGTCCCTGTTGACATCTTACAGCATATGTTTTACATAGACACAAACGCATGCCGTCTGTGCTACCAGTAGAAAGGAAGGATCAAAATCATTTCCCACTGAAACTCTCCCcaaggaaacatttttccttttgaactgtCTCATCTCTGTATTGCTTTGTATCTCAGTAGAGTAACACCATGGGCAGCCTAGTTGCTGTGGCCTTTTGACTGCCAACCTCAACAGAAGCCACTACACAAATCTTGTTTGCTTGTGATAGCTTCGCTCCAGTCTACGCGCTGTACTGCAGGGAAAGAGGACATCTGAGAAGCAAAGAGGGCTCAAGGGGAAGGCAGTAATGAGGATTACCTGGACATATGGACATTGAGAAATTAATTCACTCCCAGTCCTAGACTGTGCTTAGGATAAAATTCACTTTATATAAGCAAGAACTTTCTCCTCACTGCTGACCTCTGTGCTAGGCATAATCCTATTCTTATTTTTTATGGCTGTCTGCAATTAAGAGATGCCTTGTGTATTTTATGCGTTACATATGCAGCCATAGACGTTCATCTGTGTACATAGAATAGGGCCAaatcagaaacaacagaaaaagaaccaCTTTTAATATAGTCTGTGACACTTCATCTCATGTTACCAATTTGCACAATATCCATTAAGGAACTTCTTTTAGCAGTTCACATAATCTAATGGAAAGAGAATTCAGATATGAAATTCCACAATTCAGCGCTACAGTTCAAGCTGTTACTGAATAAAAATCTTATTGCGGGAGTCTACAAAGCAGAATCCTCGTTACCTTTCCCCAGTGTAGTCATTGTCACCCACCTACACGGAAACCAAACTCCTCGTTCTAGTTTATGTAGCCATTATATTCTCTTAAGTATCTGGCTGACATTTCCAAATAGCTTAAccagatgaagggaaaaaaacactcTGGATTTAAGAGGTCTTTTTGGTAAGTATTAATGTGAAGGAGAATTTCCTGCATACATGTTAACTGACATATATAATTAACTCTACAAAGTGACTGTTAGCAGATGAGGGGGTTCTTGCAACATGACTAGGCTGGTTGGACTCTGGTTTGTAGATGTACTTGCTAGTCACAGAAGAGAAGATTCACAGGGACAAAACAGTATTTACTTAACTTATAACAATACATACAATGTTCCCATCAAAACTTTATATTCTCACTTAACATAAAGGTTGTGGGCAGCACTTCAGAAATCTCTGCAGAACACTCACATCTACTGTATTAGTCACTTTTAACCTGTCTAAACCATGATACTCACTAGAAAATTCCATCTAGGGGGAAGGAGAGTCTGGGCATTTGTTAGTGTTAGCAGTCATCACTGATGGCATTTGCACTTGTGATTAATAGAAAGGCTGATTTTGGACAGTATTTCCAGTTAAAACAGTGAGAGAGTTAAATTCTCTCAAGAGGTTAGGGCTAGATGGCGGACTCGTAGCCAAACTGCTACAATTTTGAATACGTTTGCTGCACATTGATTCTGCAGTATCCACAGGACATCTCCGGTGGTTTGCGGCAAGGTAATTAAGGTGGTGTTAAGAAATTCGTTTTACTGTTTGTGACCCCTAGCTTTCAATTAACTTCATCTGCAGGCTTTCAGCATGAATCTGGCACCGTGTAGAAGAGACGTTGTAGCTGTCAAGTCAGTGACATGCACATTTACTACCCTCTAAGGAGCCCTTGCCAGGCCAGACCATAATGGCACCAGGGGAGCCATTACAGCCCACAAGTCACTGCAGGCTCGGAAGTCTCTTAAATACCAACGTCTGAGTGATGGTTCTGTGCTGTCTTAGCCCTGCCTGTTTATAGTGCCAAGAAGCCGTTCTCATCAACTTAATTACGTATTTTGAATTATGAATGTGAATTTCATGGGTTTTGAGCATTTAATGGTAGACATTCTTTTCTAGAGGTAATTAattttttgccattttgttttaGGTAAATGTCTAAAACATGGCTGGTTTCCTTTTTTGGTACGTTTAACTCTTACCCCTCTGCAAACACTAACAAAACAAtgcagttgtttttgtttttaatggatcATGTTCATTATAAATTACAGGAGGAAAACCTTGAAATAGAAAAGCACGGAGTCACCAAGGGTTCCTTCAAATCACAAGAAACCATAAGCAAGGCAATTGTGTAgatttggttttgtggggtttgatttgggcttcttttcttttttgatcagTTCAAGTATTCCTCAAGCCTCAGTCTGCATTGAATGGTAACATATTGAATCTGTTCCTTCCTCACTCAAGGCTTAAGCTCAATCTAATTATTGGCATATGTCAATTTTGGCTGTTTTCAGGGGGTACAGAGAGAAGTAATTTACCTTTCCCTGCATTTTTAGTTTCATAATGTGATGATGTCAAAACAGAGGATTACAgccctttttttaaagcataaattctCCTTGCAAATAGTTCGTGTCTCTTTGATGCCCCaagcacagaagacagaaaggCTAAGGCAAGATCGGAGATCAGCATCCAACCCTGCTGTGAAAGGAATTAGGAAAGCTTTGGATAAGCAATGAAAATACCACTGACATGGTAATAAGCCCTGTATAATTCCAGCAATAGACATCTCTAGCTGTAAATTCCAGACGCAACTCTCTCAATTTCAGGACTATTCCCACTTCTCTACAAAACCTGGGATTCATAACTCTACCCCACTTGTTACTGAATTTGCACTGTAAGAGCTCCTGTACTTACATTCATGGCTCTTCAAGCAACACAGGACTGTGGTGGAGTCCTGTCTCAGGCCTGAGTCTGCTCTCAAGCAGAGTTATTTTGCCGCTAGAGCAACTCTCCCAATACCAGCAAGGAAGGGTGTGGTCTTACAGGAAGAGTGAGAAATGGTCTGGACTGTTTCTCCCGCTCTCTAgtgaaataggaaggaaaaaggagaaatgcaCCCATATTCActcctggcagccaggagggagaAAATGATCTGTTTTACAATAAAAACCCAAGCCGCTTTCAGGACGTTACCCGTAACGTTTCTATGATATTTTCCCCAATGACATGACGTGGCGTGACATGGTCTGTACTAAGTCAAACAGTTTCAACTATTGCATACATCTGCTAATGAGTACAAAACAGATCAGAAGATGGATGAACCTGAAAAATGTGTTCACTTATTCTCTGCTCtcccaaatgctttttctttaggTCCCACTGGAAGGCTCTCAGTTACGGGAAACAGGGTACAGAGCATTGATCCTATGCACAGGATAAATGACAGAGACTACATGGGCTGGATGGATTTTGGACGCCGCAGTGCTGAAGAATACGAATACTCCTCCTAAAGAACAGCAAACtatagcaacagaaagaaaatcacacTCCCATGTctgtacagaaagagaaaaattaatttgttgtcCTCTtcaaatcagtgttttaaaatatatcatGTATTTGATGTAAATTTGTCTGTAAGACTATACAAtgcaatatatacatatgcagaattttccagaaaatgttttctttcttttgtcgTTTCTCATACACTGATATTATATTAAAATGATTTCACTTATCCCTTCTTGTCCTGTCACCGCATGTTGCTGGGTGTCTTACTATAAAGAGAGGCAGGAAAATGCCTTCATTCTGCAATGTAAATATATTCCATGTGCTGAGTAGTCAGACAAATGAGCCACTTTTTAGAGAAATCTTGTGACAGTCCCAATAGCTGTGAACTCTCAGGGGAACTCGTCCAAATACAAACGCAACAGCACAATACTGCCAGAAAAGGCCAGCCATCTTCACGGTGACCCCATTGGTAAAGGACTGAGTTATACACCAAGCCCACCAGTGTTTGTAGTGAATA contains:
- the CCK gene encoding cholecystokinin produces the protein MYSGICICVFLAVLSASSFGQQTVGLHNGNPLAAELEQSLTEHHRHVRAPSSAGPLKSVPRLDGSIDLRANIGALLAKYLQQARKGPTGRLSVTGNRVQSIDPMHRINDRDYMGWMDFGRRSAEEYEYSS